The stretch of DNA ttcaaattccaTTTTAGTTCTTAATAACATGTgatatttttatcttattatatactattttgataattttttaaataattttattatatttttaaaaatccttctatgatttttataattttttcaatacttattaatgattattattatttatataaatttaaatatttttttatcatttttaataaatttgtaattttttcaacaatTCTTTATAATAATGAACCTAGACAGGCGAGTCTCTACATTCAAATGAATTTGGATGTTCACTTGTCCTGGTTCATTTTGGGCGTGTtgctttagtaaaattttaaaataatttttaaaattttttattttttaaatatattcttaTGTGACATGCCACGTCAACATATTTACTCATGTAACATGTCATGTGTTAGCTTTTAATTTTCCGTTCGTTATGGTAGCGTTCATTATTGGCCAAACTGATCAACGACAATTTCTATTAATGGCATGAACTAATTAATTTGTTATGCCTATGAGAAATCAaccaaatgtatttttttttctataagaactcaatttattttattggaaaatttttttaaagaaaaggtcAAAATCTTGCAAAGTTTTGGCTATGGAACCGGTGAAGGTATTCTTCTTTCCCTTTCTCATCTACTCTCTTTTTTGTTGTTCTTTTTTCCCTTTGATTTCCCAATCTAATTTTGCCCTAATATGAAATCATAGAATTTTACTGAATTTGGGGATTAATATGGGATAGGTTGAGAGGGAGAGGGAATGGGTAGGGGGAGGCGAgggcatttttattttatttaatattaatataaaatataaaatttttattatttttttaaattatttatttttatatatttttaaaatttatatattattatttattgccaacaatatgatattatttatatatacatttaaaatttttactattgtaaCTCCTCTTTAATAAAGAAAAGCCATCAACTACTGTTTTACCATAACACTTAAGTTGGGCTTGGATAGTTAGTATAAAAATAGCGGTGGTAGTGAGACTAGATCCTGTAACGATGCTATAGTGTAggataaaaagtaaattaaacgcaccgcaccgtaCTGTACTGCATCCAATCGCCCATTCAAATCCACAATTTTTTAGTGATCTTTacaaactatttttagtgatcTTTGGGTCCATAACCTATTTTATTGATTCGCAAAATATTGTATTATGTAATTTTGTTGATGAATTTACAATTTACATGGAGGATGAGGAGGAGGAGGATGACCTAATTTCATGGAACACCTAATATCCCACCATACACACCTCAATGAATAATCAAGGTTGAACGTGGTCTCCCATACTAATATCCCCACCAAAATACTTTTGCGTACACTTTAGTTATCATTGTGTCTGCTCATCACTTCAACAATagcgaaatttattttaatttggaaaataacACGTGGGATATTTTGTCTCTTCAACTCAAAAACTCTCTACGAATTAATCAACATATTACTTCTCCTACTATTATCAATATACCCTTTTTAACTTTCACTGTTGATTCACAGGTTTTACTTTCTTTTTACATGTCCCTGCATTATTTTGGGGGGAAATTGATCATCATGTTCTAAACTTGTCTCTTCTTGATGGTTTCACATTTCATACAAGTGGCTTTCACTCATTTTCAGACACTCAAATTCAAtcacaattttttataataaagaagaaaaatgcgAGGGTTGCCAAGTGGGATCCATCTCAAACAAATAGTGGAATTCTTTTCACAAAAAGGAAGTGGAAATTTTTTAGTAAACTCATCTTCTTAAATTTAACTAGCTCCGACACTCCGGGGTTAAGGCATGGTTCCTCTTGGGGTCCCTGCAGTAGTTATAAACCATATGGTATCTTTGAACCCATCTCATTGCTCTACGTTGTTGCCTTGTTAACCCGCCCGACCGGAAAAGCGAGGCAGAAACCGGGTGGCACCAGGCTGGAGCATAGGCAGAGCAACCACTTGCTTTGAAATTGGTGTACTTTGCTAcaaatggttggtatttgtaaTCAGCTTTGTACTTTCCATCTTCAGTTGCCCATGATGAAGCATCCCATATTGAACCATACACCCACATTGGCCTTAGAGGAAATGTTGCAGCACTCTTCCTTGGATACCTCCTTATGGGCACATCATCCACTAGGAATCTAATATAAATCAACCAATGTAGCAAATTCATACATTTTtgacaaaataatatttttttaaaagtatctaTATTTGACTTATATTCCTTCAAATGTATTAATGTTTATgattaatataatatacatactTTATAGCATGATGATTTTGAGAAAGCAAAATCACTAAAATGTTAACTATTCCAAATCTAAATTATTAAACCTGAAAAAGGCAACAATACTTTTAGGACTTTAGAGCCAATAGGGACAAGAAGCCTACATCCTCTCCAACACCTCATCAATTCCCATGATGatgattattatatttattatagttCTCCTAACCTATTAGACACTATAATATGGGTTGCAAATGCAATCATCCTTTATTTTAACAAACAACTAATTAATGGCCATAAGCAAGATGTGAGGAATGGGATACACTCACATGATCTCCTTAGGAGTCCAAAGAATGGCATAGTGATGAAAGTCTTGTGTTGGATCAAACCAAAGATGAAACTTCATTTCCCTTCCAATGATTTTCCCATCCCCACTCCCTCTGACATAAACATTGGTTTGTAAAGTATAAGGCTTCCCAAATGTTGTTCCAAGGAACTCTATGTCCACTTCATCATGGAACCCCGGATGAGCTTCGTTGTTTGATAGCTGCCATTGTTATAATCAAATCAATAATcaataattattatgattattgaaataCAAATGTTGCATTAAGAAAGATTACGATTCTCACATAGAATGCTGTTATAACCCCTGCAGTGTAACCGGGTTGGACCTTAATCGAGGCACTGAAGTAACCGGATCGAAATGGACGAACTGACTTGAATCCACTTCCTGTCCATTAACCAACAACCGAGCAAGTaaacaagttaaaaaaataaaagctcGAATTGATTGCAGAATGAGATGAAGGGGAAGGGGTTTGATTAAATATAAGGCACCTGAAGTTTTGTCAAGCCAGATGGTTAATGCATTGTGGTTAACACTTTGATGGGAAGGACCCCAGAGATTTTTAAAGCCTTTGTGAAAGCTCATAGGCCTAAATTTAGAGCTTGGCCAGTAACCAGGAGAAGGTGGCCAGTCCGCATTGGTTGAAGGAAACAAAAGAATGAGAAGAAGTGAGAGAAAGAGAGCCATCAAGATTGAAGAGAAAGCAGAAATGAGGATGAGAAACTCGATGGGCTAAATTAGAATGATTTTGGGACTGTATAAATGCTGGGAGATTGTCACTTGTGACTTTGTGTGTGAGGGAGAAAGCGATGGGACATTGTGTATATGGATGGATGAAGAGTATGGcagtgtatttatatatattttaaaggacAATTAGTGGATCCTCAATTGGAAAGAAAAGAGCTAACGAGGAAGCTCATGGTTTTGtatattaattgttaaattatattttattctctTTAGTAGATTAGTCTCCGTATATTAGATTAAATAGTAAATTGgttgtttttgttaaaaaatttatttatttttattattaaaaattgacatgACTAACAGAATAACCAAATATATTACGTGTATCTCATACTATcatacaaaattaatttttaaaagtagaaatgaataaaatggtaGTAATGATAATGTTTGAGAAACTGAAACTTCATAAATGGTGTGGGTCATTAGCCATACTGTGTGGGGACTCAACTTGATGGTAGATACTATTATTTCTGCCTTGGTTTATTCATACAAATTCCAGCAAAATACACATTGCCCTAATTTGTTGCgatacaataaaataaatgaaatggtaGAAAGGCCATCCATTGTCATTTTCGAGTGCAGATGAAAAACCCAGTAATCCATCATTGATAATGACACTGTTTTCTTATTCTCCTACAGTGTTTTTATGTTAGATAATGGTATCATTTTTAACTTTACAACTAATTAATACCAAAATTATAACCTCTTTACCATCCATTTTTTTCCCCCAAAACCCAATTGCACAAtagacaaataaataaaattatatatttagaaaaagaaaggaaaaaagagaaGTGGCACTGTTGTGTCGGTAATAGGCAATGCCTGGAAGGGTTGAAGGAAATGGGGACCCGTTTTCACCGACAAATCTAGGATGCTTTAATATTTcttcatataaatattttactattttaagataaaaatatatgcattttagtGAAATATTTGTTCCTTTTATGTATcgagagattttttttttaaatcccacAATTTAACTCCATTAGATTTGATTTAAAAAGTcaccaaatttataaaataagacaaagaaattaaattcaaattttatgagaaataaggattagtttttgtttttcatttgtacttaataattttcattttagattATATCACATAAGATCTCACGTCtcgtttaatagttaaatttaattattttaataaaaaaatcttattaaTAGAACATCAAGAATTTTAAGATGTAATTACAATATTCTAAAATTAAgtacaaaactaaaaatttgagAATATTTGGTGCAATTAAGAAAAATGTAATCCGAATTTAAAAATATGGAAATTTGATCCACAATCATAGCCATTAGTCGTAAgcaattttaatttcataaaggAAAAGTGGGATAATTATAATGGATAAATATCAAAGTTCTGCAATTATTTCATATGTATACATGATTCAAATGTATTCATTTAGAGAAATGATTACATGcctttattttcatattgaattaatataatcATTTATGCATGTAATGTATCCACGTAAAATGGTGCTAATgtgataatattattaatgatttgtgaaaataaatcaaatcaaaatttcatattttagataaaaatttagttttaatatatACGCCTAAATTATAATTCCATGCGGAGAAATTCATCACTTCACTTACAGTAATTACGAAAAAAGGGAACCCTTAAAAGTGATCGAATATCAATggctataataatatataaaatatagcaAGGCTTTTGGTTTTTTAAGGATAATATATAACAAGTTGAAAAAGGATGGTTGATGATGAATAATGCAAATTAGGTAGTGTCATAGTGGCACATGTTAGGTAAGGATTAAGGGCTGAATCTAAAAATCATTGGGATTAAATTATAAGTACATGTACCAAAAGGTTCTAGGAATATTATATAACAAATAGAATTTTGTTTATGTAATTTTTAGTTGGGTGAAGTAAAGAGGAAGAAGATGTTTCAGTGAAGAGGAAGATAAAATGTATCGTCTCTTAAGAGCTGACCCCCTTAAGATGGTCTTTAGAAATGTATGTACAAGGTGGCTTTtttcaagttgaattttagaTCGGGTTAagatatgttttataataatttatttcccACATTGTCGAAGAAAAGTTATAAAGTGACTTTTCTGAGATAAACTTACACGCTTGCAACGTATAATTGGGGGCTTACTATGTAAGTTTTAACTCGAAAATTTATTGAGTCTGACAGTGTGGTACATGAGTTAAAAGATCATTGGAGAAATGATTTTAAGGAAAGGAACCGTATTGTAGAATACTGCGAACTGTATGTTTAAAAATGTCGCAAACTGTATTGTAGAATACTACGAATTGTATTCCTCGTAAGTAAAAGGTTGCGATCATAAATCAGCGAACCATGAGAAAGCTAAAGGTTGTGATAGTAAATCAGCGAACCGTAATAAAGCCAAATGTCATGATCGTAAATTAGTGAACCGCGAGATTCATTAAATTCGTAAGTAAAAGGTCGTGATTGTAAATCAATGGATCGTAAGAAAGCCAAAGGTCATGATCGTAAATCAGCAGACCGCAAGATTCGTAAAATCCCGTAAGTAAAAGGTCGTGATCGTAAATCAACGGACCGTAATAAAGCTAAAGGTTGTGATCGTAAATCAGCAGACCACGAGATTCGTAAAATCCCATAAGTAAAAGGTCATGATCATAAATCAATAGACCGCGAGATTCATAAAATCTCGTAAGTAAAAGGTTGTGATCATAAATCAGAAAACTGCGAGATTCATTAAATCCCATAAGTAAAAGGCTGTAATCTTAAATTAGCGGACTGCGAGATTTGTAAAATCCCGTAAGTAAAAGATCGTGATCATAAATCAGCGGACCGTAAGAAAGCCAAAGGTCGTGATCGTAAATCAGCAGATCATGAGATTCGTAAAATCCTATAAGTAAAAGGTCGTAATTATAAAAAAGTCAAAGGTCGTGACTGTAAATCAGTGGATCGCGAGATTTGTAAAATCCCGTAAGTAAAAGGTCATAATCGTAAATCAACAGACCATAAGAAAGCCAAAAGTAGTCATGATCACAAATCAGCGGATCGTGAGATTCGTAAAATCCCATATGTAAAAAACCGTGATCGTAAATCAACGGGCCACGAGATTCGTAAAATCCCATTTGTAAAAGGTTGTGACCATAAATCAACGGATGGTAAGAAAGCCGAAGGTTATTATTGTAAATTAGTGGACCATAAGAAAGTCAAATGTGGTTGTGGTCGTAAATCAACAGACCATAAAAAAACCAAATGTGGTCCTGATCATAAATTAGCGGACCATAAGAAAGCCGAAATTAGTTGTGATCGTAAATTAAAGGACCGTGAGATTCATAAAATCTCGTATGTAAAAGGCCATGATCGTAAATCAACAGGCTGCGAGATTTATAAAATCCTATAAGTAAAAGGTCGTGATAAAAAATCAGTGAATAGTAAGAAAGCCAAAGGTTGTGACCGTAAATCAACAAACTGCGAGATTCGTAAAATCCCGTATGTAAAAGGTCGTGATCGTAAATCAACGAACCGTTAGATCCATAAAATCTCGTAAATAAAAGGTCGTGATCATAAATCAACAAACCATAAGAAAGCCAAAAGTAGTTTTGATTGTAAATTAGTAAACCGTAAGATTTGTAAAATCATGTATGTAAAAGGTCATGATCGTAAATCAGTAGACCGTAAGAAAGTCGAAAGTCGTGATCATAAATTAGCAGACCATAAGAAAGCCGAAGGTGGTCATGATCGTAAATTGACAGACCATAAGAAAGCCGAAGATGGCCATGATTGTAAATTAACAAATTATACAAAACTCAAAGGTGGTCGTGGTCGTAAATCAACAGACCATAAAAAAGTCGAAAGTGGTCGTGATCATAAACCAATGGACCATAAGAAAGTTGAAAGTAGTCGTGATCGTAAAGTAGTAGACCGCGAGATTTGTAAAATCCCGTCTGTAAAAGGTCGTGATCGTAAATCAATGGACCACGAGATTTGTAAAATCCCATAAGTAAAAGGTCGTGATCGTAAATTAGCTGACCGCAATATTCATAAAATCCCGTAAGTAAAAGGTCGTGATCGTAAATCAACAGATCATAAGAAAGCCAATGGTTGTGACTGTAAATCAGCGGACTACGAGATTCGTAAAATCCCATAAGTAAAATGTCGTGATCGTAAATTAATGGACCGTGAGATCCATAAAACCCCATAAGTAAAAAGGTTGTGATCATAAATCAGCGGACCATAAGAAAGTGAAAAGTAGTCGTGATTGTAAATCAGTGGACCGCAAGATTTGTAAAATCTTGTATGTAAAAGGTCGTGATCGTAAATCAGCAAACTGTAAGAAAGCCGAAGGTCGTGATCATAAATCAGCAGACCATAAAAAAGTCGAAGGTAGTCATGATCGTAAATTATGGGCCATAAGAAAGTCGAAGGTGGTCGTGATCGTAAATCAGTAGACTATAAGAAAGTCAAAGGTGGTCGTGATCGTAAATTAATGTGCCATAAGAAAGCCGAGGGTGGTCGTGATCGTAAATCAGTGGACTATAAGAAAGTCAAAGGTCGTCGTGATCATAAACCAGTAGCCATAAGAAAGCCAAAAGTAGTCGTGATCGTAAATCAGCGGATTACGAGATTTATAAAATCCCGTATATAAAAAAGGTCATGATCGTAAATCAATGGACCGTGAGATTTGTAAAATCCCATAAGTAAAAAGTTGTGATCGTAAATTAAGAAATCGTAAGAAAACCAATGGTTTTGACCATAAATCAGCAGACCACGAGATTTATAAAATCACGTAAGTAAAGGGTTGTGATCGTAAATCAACGAACCGTAAGATTCATAAAATCTCATAAGTAAAAGGTCGTGATCGTAAATCAGTAGACTATAAGAAAGCCGAAAGTAGTCGTGATCGTATGTGCACTAAAAAACATAACACATGGAGTTATACCCAAACAACATAATGGAAATTgaatttcatataaataaaacTAACATAAAAGAAGCCTAAGCTCTAACCATGTTACCCTAAACAACATGAAGGAAATTgaatttcatataaataaaacTAACATAAAAGAAGCCTAAGCTCCAACCATGTTACCCTAAACAACATGAAGGAAGTCAAAGCTCCacaaaaattaaccaatttaaattaaatcatGGCAGTTGCATTCAAAAACAACAAGAAGAAAGTTAAAGCTTAGATCTATAGAGCATAACCATAGAGGTTATATTGCAAGATCTGTAGAATGTATTTACAAAGGCTGTTGAGTTAAAAGAAACCAATATGATGGATCTACAAAATAAAACTATAGAAGTTACAGAGCTGGAGCTTTGCAAAAACAAAACCAATGAACAACATGATAGTTGAACCAACAAACAACTTAAAGGTAGCCTGAGCTTCATAGAAATGAAGTGAATAAGTGAACAATACTTACCCATTTTGCAAGCAAcaactttttcatccattttttacCCACAAAAAATAGTGCTATAAGAAAACatgagattgaattgaatgttcaaAGAGAACTTCTCCAATGTAAAAGTACAATATAATAAGACATTAGTTGTTTCTGTTTATCTCAAATCATCTTTCAACAGTTctatcaaataataaaaacatataaaacttcaaCTTCTTTTGAAAATATCATCATACATCACTTATTAAATCCTATATAACAGAAATACATACAATCCAAACATTTTTCCTTCACATCCTCATAAAATCAGATTActtatatatgttaaaatggtCCAAAAACCTATTAAACAAGGATACGTGAGCCTATCATTGGACTAAATGCTTAGCTGAAACAGTATCAACTAAATCAATTTCTTAGGAATATTAAATCAAGACCCTCATAGGTTAGAATTAGTTTTAGATTATTTTCTTTCGACTTTTAGATAatttcttgtttttcttcttgAATCAGTTTTGATTCAAGgacttgtttatttaattaaagtattcaGTTTATATTCTTTTTTGCACTTGTTTTATTTTGTTACTCTAATCGAGAGATGTACTACTCCATTTCCCATTCAATACTCAATCCATAAATATTGAAATCTATTTTCTTCTTCGAATCGATCATGTTTGTTACATGGTTTTTTCAATTGAAGttaagattatgaataacatgggTAGCCaaatcccttaggggagattaatGAGTGAATGAGGATGTGATTAATGGAGGATTTGAGATTTCTCGAGATAGATTAGTTAGTATAAATTACATTTTCTTAAACtgttaggcttgacaaccctaataaGTTATCATAGGGTAGACGAGATTGGAAGATGAAGTTGGACCGAGAAATTCATAATTTATCCTGATTGAGAAAGTGATATCGAATGATAAGCAAATATCAACCAAtcgattaagttaattaaatttgggAGGTAATAATTGTCTGAAGTGATGACTAGTCTACTTTAGAACCCCAATCCGAAGTTAGTTGCAAACCCTAAAGCGAGTTAACCTTCTTGATTGGTTTATCGGTTTAGTTCATTTgtttatctttctttctttctttttctttttgttagttATTTCTTTCTAAGTTTCTTAATCTACTTTATGATCCATCATGATATAGGAATTAACTATTACTACTTAGCCTTAGTATTGTAAAAAATATTATCATTATTTGTTCCATCTtccattgggtacgatccttggaatacttacgATATTTCGTTGtacaactatattacaatttgatccGTGCACTTGTGGATATCGCCATTCTCAGTTCTTATATTTTTTGTGTTAGATTTATTCTATAAACGATAACTTGTTTATAGGCAGTCAGTAAACTACTAAATTCAGTAGGAAAAAATCAAAGCAACATCATTTATCAATTATCGACTCCACATTTGAACTTTGGAATAGAAAAATCAAGATATATACTTCATGGAATCAAATTTAATCAAGTTCCACAGTAGCTAAGGCTCCAATATACTGTTATTCGCctcaaaatgaaattatttaaatccAAAGACCCCAGTATCAATACAAAATTGATAACttctaagaaaaaaaataaaccaaGAGGTGAGAAACTAGGAAAAAAGAACATACAAGTATTCAATCCTCATGAAATGCAGATGAACACTAAGCTCAAACAAAAATTGTAATCATCTCCAATTAAAGTAGTAAAACAATACCTGAAccggtaaaatgaccaaaattctgGTTGGAAACCAAATCGCTCATAACCACTGTAGAAGCACAAGTTTTATAACGAAAGAGTGTGAGACTTAAAAGCTAATTGTACCATTCAACTTATTTGATTTTGCTGCTCTTCCCAGATTTGTAGTCGTTAGTGGCGTCGAAGGGTGATGATGCTAGATACCAAATGGTGGTAGGTATTGAAACTATCTGAAGGTCAGATGCTCTACCCACGCTCACCGCACCATTGTTGATACagttgttggaacattttcaaatatttatagtgttccaataattataaatgaatgggtgtaattaatcaaaagttatatcatttgattttttgaaaaataattataactatttaaataatattatttgaataattatgtgtttattttaaatacattattattcagaaagacacctattgatgaaagatgtctctatgaagagacagaaaattcctataaataggaatgagatttcatttggaaaacataccaacaaattctaatattctttctttccttccttcattttctaatattattagattttctataaagtattactgcataaatcctttatagaaattgagtttttgttatacattgctaAGTgcgtagtggactattctcgtcagtgcaaaatgcaaatagtcattggcttcattgtatcttTGAGGTTAATTtacttggaactcatttgcacaccgaagataggtgggggcgaatataaccttaaagatagtgacttGATACACACCTTGGAGCcttattctatttcttctttttttattcgaGTTTTGTTCGTGTGTTCAAGATTTTTTTTACAGGAGATTTGTACTAATAACAGTTTCCGGTTGGGTGGAGTAGGGAGGAAGAAAATGTTCTGGTGAAGATGAAGATAAAAGGAATTGTCTCTCAAGAGCTGACCCCCTCAAGAAGGTCTTTAGAAATGTATATAAGGTGACTTCTTCCAGGTCAGATCGCAAGTTGGATTCCGAATCaaattaaaatgtattttataacaaatttaataataataagaagagaGTAAGATTACGATCAATTCAATGTAATTGAACATATGTTAAgctattattttataaattaaagcttatttttgCATCAAAAGTTAAATATTCCCACCATTGAAATGCTtgttagtatttaaaaaaaagattagcAAGTTAATTATTAGTTGTTTATTATCAAAGAAAAAAGTGGAACATTTTTGTCTTGTCTTTAACATTGATTAGATATGCAGCTTAGAATATATACATATTGGATGCTGATAACATCAAGTGATAAAATTCTAAATGATTGGAAGTTTCATATCTCATTCTTTGAGGCCTGTCTGATTTATTGAAGAAGAAAATTTGCATTAGGAGGGTGACCctcttaaaatttaaagttaagtTAAATTATGCTCTCTTTAAAATACATTTACAGTTTAATctctaaaaattgtaaaatttaaaatcacaaaattacatttttaatttattcaaaaaattataattcaaattgGATTcctccaaaaataattttaacttcGCCTCTGTATTTAGGTGAAACCGAATGTCTGAGAAAGAAGTCCACTTCCACTTATTTCTCGATTTCTTCTGACAACTTTAAAGTCAGTTTCCATATCAACAAGGTTTATATTgataaaattaagattttaaaatttgtaaaaattatgtgTGGGGTGATTAGTTAAAATGTAAGGAAAACGTTGCTTGGAGG from Gossypium hirsutum isolate 1008001.06 chromosome D04, Gossypium_hirsutum_v2.1, whole genome shotgun sequence encodes:
- the LOC107899480 gene encoding probable xyloglucan endotransglucosylase/hydrolase protein 32 translates to MALFLSLLLILLFPSTNADWPPSPGYWPSSKFRPMSFHKGFKNLWGPSHQSVNHNALTIWLDKTSGSGFKSVRPFRSGYFSASIKVQPGYTAGVITAFYLSNNEAHPGFHDEVDIEFLGTTFGKPYTLQTNVYVRGSGDGKIIGREMKFHLWFDPTQDFHHYAILWTPKEIIFLVDDVPIRRYPRKSAATFPLRPMWVYGSIWDASSWATEDGKYKADYKYQPFVAKYTNFKASGCSAYAPAWCHPVSASLFRSGGLTRQQRRAMRWVQRYHMVYNYCRDPKRNHALTPECRS